The Cyanobacteriota bacterium genome includes a window with the following:
- a CDS encoding glycosyltransferase yields the protein MTQPPTISVLMPVYNAQRYLAKAVESILNQTFRDFEFLIVNDGSTDRSLTILQRYAKQDDRIRLISRPNTGYLAALNEMLLLAQGEFIARMDADDIAMPERFALQVAFLRQHPDVVCVGGAQDFIDEAGRILFHYQAAEDNDEIQRLALGGKTPINHPSAMMRRSAVLQVGGYDPTTYLAEDLDLWLKLGEIGKLANLPTTVTQYRQHSQSESERKQAQQQQMKRLVCERAWRRRGIQGEFTETQPWRPVDALSHHRQLVKYGWQFFMNRQRWAAIIYGIKAICTLPLNIQGWKLLIIAVIKPLPKTRPLSTGQKL from the coding sequence ATGACTCAGCCACCAACTATCTCTGTGCTGATGCCTGTCTACAACGCTCAGCGCTATTTAGCCAAAGCAGTAGAGAGTATCCTTAACCAGACCTTTAGGGACTTTGAGTTTTTGATTGTCAATGATGGTTCTACCGATCGCTCCCTTACCATTCTGCAACGCTATGCCAAGCAGGACGATCGTATTCGCCTAATCAGCCGCCCCAACACGGGCTATCTGGCCGCCCTCAATGAGATGCTGCTTTTAGCTCAGGGAGAATTCATCGCCCGCATGGATGCGGATGATATTGCCATGCCAGAGCGTTTTGCCTTACAAGTGGCCTTTTTGCGCCAGCACCCCGATGTGGTCTGTGTCGGTGGTGCCCAAGACTTCATCGATGAGGCAGGGCGTATCCTGTTCCACTACCAAGCAGCAGAAGACAACGACGAGATTCAGCGTCTTGCTCTGGGCGGCAAAACCCCGATTAATCATCCTTCTGCTATGATGCGGCGATCGGCAGTGCTGCAAGTCGGTGGCTACGACCCCACTACTTACTTAGCAGAAGATTTAGATCTGTGGCTAAAGCTAGGAGAAATTGGCAAATTGGCCAACCTCCCCACAACTGTTACCCAATATCGCCAGCATTCCCAGTCAGAAAGCGAGCGCAAGCAAGCTCAACAACAGCAGATGAAGCGGCTAGTCTGCGAGCGGGCATGGCGGCGACGGGGAATCCAGGGAGAATTTACCGAAACCCAGCCTTGGCGACCAGTCGATGCTCTGTCTCACCATCGCCAACTAGTGAAGTATGGCTGGCAGTTTTTCATGAATCGGCAACGGTGGGCAGCGATCATTTATGGCATTAAAGCCATTTGCACCCTACCTCT